Proteins found in one Micromonospora sp. WMMD1082 genomic segment:
- a CDS encoding phosphatase PAP2 family protein — translation MLVPFALLATLVLSDWPPLRRLDVAVTAHLHGYALDHPAWVRTMSVWTDAFAPMPLRVAALALVIWLASRGARRLAVWATTTMVLGGLLAPLLKLLVGRPRPDLPDPVAQAPGLAFPSGHALNAVLAAGVLLVVFLPRTGARSTARAAVWLGALLIAVVTGFSRVALGVHWTSDVLAGWLLGAAVVAATTAVFTVWPRPAPENRRPPPGR, via the coding sequence ATGCTCGTGCCATTCGCACTGCTCGCCACGCTGGTGCTGAGCGACTGGCCGCCGCTGCGCCGGCTCGACGTGGCGGTCACCGCGCACCTGCACGGGTACGCCCTGGACCACCCGGCCTGGGTCCGGACGATGAGCGTCTGGACCGACGCCTTCGCCCCGATGCCGCTGCGGGTGGCGGCACTGGCACTGGTGATCTGGCTGGCCAGCCGTGGCGCCCGGCGGCTCGCCGTCTGGGCCACCACGACCATGGTGCTCGGCGGCCTGCTCGCGCCGCTGCTCAAGCTGCTCGTCGGCCGTCCACGACCGGACCTGCCCGACCCGGTGGCGCAGGCGCCCGGCCTGGCCTTTCCCTCGGGGCACGCGCTGAACGCGGTACTCGCCGCCGGAGTTCTCCTGGTGGTGTTCCTGCCCCGCACCGGGGCCCGGTCCACGGCCCGCGCGGCGGTCTGGCTCGGTGCCCTGCTGATCGCCGTGGTGACCGGGTTCAGCCGGGTCGCCCTCGGCGTGCACTGGACCAGCGACGTGCTCGCCGGATGGCTGCTCGGTGCGGCGGTGGTCGCCGCCACCACCGCCGTCTTCACCGTCTGGCCCCGGCCTGCACCCGAGAACCGGCGCCCGCCACCTGGCAGGTGA
- a CDS encoding MarP family serine protease, with amino-acid sequence MSAVDLVLLLLMLVFAISGYRQGFVIGVLSFSGFFLGALIGLQIGPMFAQQFVDGGTRVLISLVAIFGLAVVGQALAGWLGSHLRRTIASDVGRRADDVGGAFVSLFAVLLVAWLVAVPLGSSSLPWLAASVRSSALLNVVDRVLPDQAQQLSTALRDTVDTNGFPDVFEGLRRTQARQVEPPDPALAGSEVVSNGQRSVVKVLGSAPSCSRRIEGSGFVYADDRVMTNAHVVAGTRSVAVELRGDRYEGEVVVYDPDRDLAVLYVPGLPGPSMRFAAGNASTGADAVVLGFPLDGPYNAQSARVRDVDRITGPDIYSSGNVTREIYTIRALVRSGNSGGPLVSSNGLVLGVIFAAAADDPNTGFAVTAAEARPVALAGAERTRGVETGECT; translated from the coding sequence GTGTCGGCCGTGGATCTCGTACTGCTGTTGCTCATGCTCGTGTTCGCGATCAGCGGATACCGACAGGGGTTCGTCATCGGGGTGCTCTCGTTCTCCGGCTTTTTCCTCGGCGCCCTGATCGGACTGCAGATCGGGCCGATGTTCGCCCAGCAGTTCGTGGACGGCGGCACCCGGGTGCTGATCTCGCTGGTCGCCATCTTCGGCCTCGCCGTGGTGGGCCAGGCGCTGGCCGGCTGGCTCGGCTCCCACCTGCGTCGCACCATCGCCAGTGACGTGGGGCGGCGGGCCGACGATGTCGGTGGCGCCTTCGTCTCGCTCTTCGCGGTGCTCCTGGTCGCCTGGCTGGTGGCCGTGCCGCTCGGCTCCTCCTCGCTGCCGTGGTTGGCCGCCTCCGTCCGCAGCAGCGCGTTGCTCAACGTGGTCGACCGGGTGCTGCCCGACCAGGCTCAGCAGCTCTCCACGGCGCTGCGCGACACCGTCGACACCAACGGGTTCCCGGACGTCTTCGAGGGGCTGCGGCGTACCCAGGCCCGGCAGGTCGAGCCGCCCGACCCGGCGCTCGCCGGCTCCGAGGTGGTGAGCAACGGTCAACGCTCGGTGGTCAAGGTGCTCGGTTCGGCGCCGAGCTGTTCCCGGCGGATAGAGGGCTCCGGCTTCGTGTACGCCGACGACCGGGTGATGACCAACGCGCATGTGGTCGCCGGCACCCGCTCGGTGGCGGTGGAGTTGCGCGGGGACCGGTACGAGGGCGAGGTGGTCGTCTACGACCCGGACCGGGACCTGGCCGTGCTCTACGTGCCCGGGCTGCCCGGCCCGTCGATGCGGTTCGCCGCCGGCAACGCCTCCACCGGCGCGGATGCCGTCGTGCTCGGGTTCCCGCTCGACGGGCCGTACAACGCCCAGTCGGCGCGGGTCCGTGACGTCGACCGGATCACCGGGCCGGACATCTACTCGTCGGGGAACGTGACCCGGGAGATCTACACGATCCGGGCGCTGGTCCGCAGCGGCAACTCCGGCGGGCCGCTGGTCTCCTCCAACGGCCTGGTGCTGGGGGTCATCTTCGCGGCGGCAGCCGACGACCCGAACACCGGCTTCGCGGTCACCGCCGCCGAGGCACGGCCGGTGGCCCTGGCCGGCGCGGAGCGTACCCGGGGCGTCGAGACCGGCGAGTGCACCTGA
- a CDS encoding CoA pyrophosphatase — MSKRERAGAQPPEWMGPLLDRLGTARTEDFTQLRTPDRGGRESAVLVLLGEDVATGPDVLVLQRAATLRNHAGQPAFPGGAADPEDADAAATALREANEEVGLDPVSVTVLAQLPRLWIPVSDFVVTPVLAWWHAPHPVHSREPAEVAHVARLPIAELVDPDNRVRVRHPSGWVGPAFSVRGMLVWGFTAGVLAALLEMGGWSRPWSRRRVIDLPPTGASPAPSAGTDDVDESALR, encoded by the coding sequence ATGAGCAAGCGTGAGCGAGCGGGTGCGCAGCCGCCGGAATGGATGGGGCCGCTGCTGGATCGGCTCGGCACCGCGCGTACCGAGGATTTCACTCAGCTGCGTACGCCGGATCGCGGCGGCCGGGAGAGCGCCGTGCTGGTGCTGCTCGGCGAGGATGTCGCCACCGGCCCGGATGTGCTGGTCCTCCAGCGAGCCGCCACCCTGCGCAACCATGCCGGCCAGCCGGCGTTTCCCGGCGGGGCGGCCGACCCGGAGGATGCCGACGCCGCCGCGACGGCGCTGCGCGAGGCGAACGAGGAGGTCGGTCTCGACCCGGTCAGCGTCACCGTCCTGGCCCAACTGCCGAGGCTGTGGATTCCGGTCAGCGACTTCGTGGTGACGCCGGTGCTCGCCTGGTGGCACGCGCCGCACCCGGTGCATTCCCGGGAGCCGGCCGAGGTGGCCCACGTCGCCCGGCTGCCGATCGCCGAGCTGGTCGACCCGGACAACCGGGTGCGGGTACGCCATCCGAGCGGCTGGGTCGGCCCGGCCTTCTCCGTGCGCGGGATGCTCGTCTGGGGCTTCACCGCCGGGGTGCTCGCCGCGTTGCTGGAGATGGGTGGCTGGAGCCGGCCGTGGTCCCGGCGCCGGGTGATCGATCTTCCGCCGACCGGCGCGTCCCCCGCCCCGTCGGCCGGCACCGACGACGTCGACGAGAGCGCCCTGCGCTGA
- a CDS encoding TlpA disulfide reductase family protein encodes MPLVLLGTAACTADTEAPGPTRQDAAAARPSPFQDCAGLAGDPAGRGEAPGPDKADGPGGAAGDLLPELTLTCFTGGAPIALRDVRGPAVVNIWASWCPPCRKELPAFQRLSERAEGQLRVVGVNSRDSRAAAQSIGEDFGVRFPMLVDQGEAVQRALRRTAIPLTIFVDAQGGIRHIDSSGALDDARLAALVHQHLGLTVPT; translated from the coding sequence CTGCCGCTGGTGCTGCTGGGCACGGCCGCCTGCACCGCCGACACCGAGGCGCCCGGGCCGACCCGCCAGGATGCGGCCGCCGCCCGCCCGTCACCGTTCCAGGACTGCGCCGGCCTCGCCGGCGACCCCGCCGGCCGTGGTGAGGCGCCCGGCCCCGATAAGGCGGACGGTCCCGGCGGGGCGGCGGGCGATCTGCTGCCCGAGCTGACCCTCACCTGCTTCACCGGCGGTGCCCCGATCGCCCTGCGGGACGTGCGCGGGCCGGCGGTGGTCAACATCTGGGCCTCCTGGTGCCCGCCCTGCCGCAAGGAGCTGCCCGCCTTCCAGCGGCTCAGCGAGCGTGCCGAGGGGCAGTTGCGGGTGGTCGGAGTGAACAGCCGGGACAGCCGCGCCGCGGCGCAGTCGATCGGCGAGGATTTCGGCGTACGGTTCCCGATGCTGGTCGACCAGGGCGAGGCGGTGCAGCGAGCGCTGCGCCGCACCGCGATCCCGCTGACCATCTTCGTGGACGCGCAGGGCGGGATCCGGCACATCGACAGCTCGGGCGCGCTGGACGACGCCCGCCTCGCCGCACTCGTCCACCAACACCTCGGCCTCACGGTGCCAACATGA
- the nth gene encoding endonuclease III encodes MTRSATETDLGRTRRARRIGRVLTETHPDAHCELDHGNALELAVATILSAQCTDKKVNEVTPKLFARYPTATDYAGADRGEMEEMIRPTGFYRNKTNSLIQLGQALVERYDGQVPGRLADLVTLPGIGRKTANVILGNAFDVPGITVDTHFQRLAHRWGLTTETDPVKIEHEIGAMFPKRDWTMLSHRIIFHGRRVCHARKPACGACTLAKLCPAYGTGPTEPAAAAKLLKGPRARDLAVAAGIDPELVPVQAVRAEAP; translated from the coding sequence GTGACCAGAAGCGCCACCGAGACCGACCTGGGTCGTACGCGTCGGGCGCGGCGGATCGGCCGCGTGCTGACCGAGACGCACCCCGACGCGCACTGCGAACTCGACCACGGCAACGCGCTGGAGCTGGCCGTCGCCACGATCCTCTCGGCCCAGTGCACCGACAAGAAGGTCAACGAGGTCACTCCGAAGCTCTTCGCCCGCTACCCGACGGCCACCGACTACGCCGGGGCGGATCGCGGCGAGATGGAGGAGATGATCCGGCCGACCGGCTTCTACCGCAACAAGACCAACTCGCTGATCCAGCTCGGTCAGGCCCTGGTGGAGCGGTACGACGGCCAGGTCCCCGGCCGGCTGGCCGACCTGGTCACCCTGCCCGGGATCGGTCGCAAGACCGCCAACGTCATCCTCGGTAACGCGTTCGACGTGCCCGGCATCACCGTCGACACCCACTTCCAACGGTTGGCGCACCGCTGGGGGCTGACCACCGAGACCGACCCGGTCAAGATCGAGCATGAGATCGGGGCGATGTTCCCGAAGCGCGACTGGACCATGCTGTCGCACCGGATCATCTTCCACGGCCGCCGGGTCTGCCACGCCCGCAAGCCCGCCTGCGGGGCGTGCACGCTGGCGAAGCTCTGCCCTGCGTACGGCACCGGGCCGACCGAGCCGGCCGCCGCGGCGAAGCTGCTCAAGGGCCCCCGCGCCCGCGACCTCGCGGTCGCCGCCGGCATCGATCCCGAGCTGGTGCCGGTGCAGGCGGTCCGGGCGGAGGCGCCGTGA
- a CDS encoding CapA family protein — translation MYARAPLAPRPPRPRRHAVAALGGLLAALLLAGCATTDEGPIWQPGTGGGDTGAPVGSSAPAVKKISLSATGDIVMAMAPNRLPPNNGKGFFDSVKKALAADLVMGNLEEPLTVDTGTGKCGANSTRCFQFRAPPEYAAHLADAGFDLLNQANNHGYDFGPKGYENTQKALEEHGLAHTGAPDQITVVEVKGVKVAVAGFSSYRWSNSLVDIPAAKKVIEKAAEQADIVVVQVHMGAEGSEMTRVRPGTEMFLGENRGDPIKFSRAMIDSGADLVVGHGPHVLRGMEFYKGRLIAYSLGNFAGGGNSLSNTGRLGWGGVLKVSLEADGTWAGGSFTSTYMDGVRKPTVDPDDRGLGLLRDLTKLDFPESGARFTDSGKINAP, via the coding sequence ATGTACGCTCGCGCCCCCCTCGCGCCCCGACCGCCCCGACCGCGTCGTCACGCCGTGGCCGCGCTCGGAGGGCTGCTGGCTGCCCTCCTCCTCGCCGGCTGTGCCACCACCGACGAGGGTCCGATCTGGCAGCCCGGCACGGGCGGCGGTGACACGGGCGCGCCGGTCGGGTCGAGCGCCCCCGCCGTCAAGAAGATCTCGCTCTCCGCCACCGGCGACATCGTCATGGCCATGGCGCCGAACCGGCTGCCGCCCAACAACGGCAAGGGCTTCTTCGACTCGGTCAAGAAGGCGCTCGCCGCCGACCTGGTGATGGGCAACCTGGAAGAGCCGTTGACCGTGGACACGGGCACCGGCAAGTGCGGGGCGAACTCCACCCGCTGCTTCCAGTTCCGGGCCCCACCGGAGTACGCCGCACATCTCGCCGACGCCGGGTTCGACCTGCTCAACCAGGCAAACAACCACGGCTACGACTTCGGGCCGAAGGGGTACGAGAACACCCAGAAGGCGCTGGAGGAGCACGGCCTCGCGCACACCGGTGCGCCCGACCAGATCACGGTGGTCGAGGTCAAGGGCGTCAAGGTCGCCGTCGCCGGGTTCTCGTCGTACCGCTGGTCGAACAGCCTGGTCGACATCCCGGCCGCGAAGAAGGTGATCGAGAAGGCCGCCGAGCAGGCCGACATCGTCGTGGTGCAGGTGCACATGGGTGCCGAGGGGTCGGAGATGACGCGGGTGCGGCCGGGCACCGAGATGTTCCTCGGTGAGAACCGGGGCGACCCGATCAAGTTCTCCCGCGCGATGATCGACTCCGGCGCCGACCTGGTCGTCGGCCACGGTCCGCACGTGCTGCGCGGCATGGAGTTCTACAAGGGCCGGCTGATCGCGTACAGCCTGGGCAACTTCGCCGGCGGCGGCAACTCGTTGAGCAACACCGGCCGCCTCGGCTGGGGCGGGGTGCTGAAGGTGTCGCTCGAAGCCGACGGCACCTGGGCCGGCGGCTCGTTCACCTCCACCTACATGGACGGGGTCCGCAAGCCGACGGTCGATCCCGACGATCGCGGCCTCGGGCTGCTCCGGGATCTCACCAAGCTCGACTTCCCGGAATCCGGCGCCCGCTTCACCGACTCCGGAAAGATCAACGCACCCTAG
- a CDS encoding adenosylcobinamide amidohydrolase, with translation MLNEPLLTARREDERDIPLLIWRSGRPLRAISSAPLGGGIGVRRWVLNATVPMSYDRDDPADHLAAMARECGLDGPGAGLLTGVDVGEVVARTDTGVQVWATVGLGTPIPAAAPPAAVPAQPVGTVNIVAYVPARLGDAALVNAVATATEAKTQAIMELGLPSTGTPTDAVAVLCPPDGPVCAYGGPRSTWGAPLARAVHAAVRAVGTETVPWSDRLPG, from the coding sequence GTGCTGAACGAGCCCCTGCTGACCGCCCGGCGCGAGGACGAACGGGACATACCCCTGCTCATATGGCGTTCCGGGCGACCGCTGCGGGCGATCAGTTCCGCCCCTCTCGGCGGTGGGATCGGCGTACGGCGGTGGGTGCTGAACGCGACGGTGCCGATGTCGTACGACCGGGACGATCCCGCCGACCACCTGGCCGCCATGGCCCGGGAGTGCGGCCTCGACGGGCCCGGGGCGGGCCTGCTGACCGGCGTCGACGTCGGCGAGGTGGTGGCGCGGACCGACACCGGCGTGCAGGTCTGGGCCACCGTCGGGCTGGGCACCCCGATCCCCGCCGCGGCGCCACCGGCCGCGGTACCGGCGCAGCCGGTCGGCACGGTCAACATCGTGGCGTACGTCCCGGCCCGGCTCGGCGACGCGGCGCTGGTCAACGCGGTGGCCACGGCCACTGAGGCGAAGACGCAGGCGATCATGGAGCTGGGGCTGCCCAGCACCGGCACCCCGACGGACGCCGTCGCCGTGCTCTGCCCGCCGGACGGACCGGTCTGCGCCTACGGTGGCCCCCGCTCCACCTGGGGAGCACCCCTGGCCAGGGCGGTGCACGCCGCCGTGCGGGCGGTCGGGACCGAGACCGTCCCATGGTCGGATCGGCTCCCAGGCTGA
- a CDS encoding Crp/Fnr family transcriptional regulator, translated as MDEVLARSGIFQGVDPEAAEALAKEMETIEVRKGEVVFNEGEPGDSLYILLSGKIKVGRRAADGRQNLIAVMGPSDMVGELSLFDPGPRTATATAVTDSRLARLRKQALRPWLNNRPEIAEQLLRVLARRLRRTNDALADLIFTDVPGRVAKNLLQMAGRFGTRDGGVLRVTHDLTQEEIAQLVGASRETVNKALADFASRGWLRLDGKSIIILDPERLARRARV; from the coding sequence ATGGACGAGGTACTGGCCCGCAGCGGGATCTTCCAGGGTGTCGACCCGGAGGCTGCCGAGGCGCTCGCCAAGGAGATGGAGACGATCGAGGTCCGCAAGGGCGAGGTCGTCTTCAACGAGGGCGAGCCCGGCGACAGCCTCTACATCCTGCTGTCCGGCAAGATCAAGGTGGGCCGCCGGGCAGCGGACGGCCGACAGAACCTGATCGCCGTGATGGGTCCGTCAGACATGGTCGGCGAGCTGTCGCTCTTCGACCCGGGTCCGCGTACGGCGACCGCCACCGCGGTCACCGACAGCCGGCTCGCCCGGCTACGCAAGCAGGCGCTGCGGCCGTGGCTGAACAACCGGCCGGAGATCGCCGAGCAGCTGCTGCGGGTGCTCGCCCGCAGGCTGCGCCGGACGAACGACGCCCTGGCGGATCTGATCTTCACGGACGTGCCCGGCCGCGTCGCCAAGAACCTGCTCCAGATGGCCGGCCGCTTCGGCACCCGCGACGGCGGCGTGCTGCGGGTGACGCACGACCTGACCCAGGAGGAGATCGCCCAGTTGGTCGGCGCCTCCCGGGAGACGGTCAACAAGGCGCTGGCCGACTTCGCCTCGCGCGGCTGGCTCCGGCTGGACGGCAAGAGCATCATCATCCTCGACCCGGAGCGGCTGGCCCGTCGCGCACGGGTCTGA
- a CDS encoding TetR/AcrR family transcriptional regulator: MPTASTRVPQQERSRATRARLLEATVECLVEHGWSGTTTTVVAARAGVSRGAQLHHYPTRTALVTAAVGHLTERRAAELRAEAEALPAGPSRLDRVVDLLAAAFTGPLFVAALELWVAARTDAELRAALLPLETRVGREMHRLTVELLGVDERRPGVREAVQATLDLLRGLGVANLLSDDSARRAALLHAWKHQFTTLLAPADDPPGSDRH; the protein is encoded by the coding sequence GTGCCCACCGCATCGACCCGCGTCCCTCAACAGGAACGCAGCCGCGCCACCCGGGCCCGGCTGCTGGAGGCGACCGTCGAGTGCCTGGTCGAGCACGGCTGGTCCGGCACCACTACCACCGTCGTGGCGGCCCGGGCCGGCGTCTCCCGGGGCGCCCAGCTGCACCACTACCCGACCAGGACCGCCCTGGTCACCGCCGCCGTCGGTCATCTCACCGAACGCCGGGCGGCCGAGCTGCGTGCCGAGGCCGAGGCCCTGCCGGCCGGCCCGAGCCGGCTCGACCGGGTGGTCGACCTGCTCGCCGCCGCCTTCACCGGGCCGCTCTTCGTCGCCGCCCTCGAACTCTGGGTGGCCGCCCGCACCGACGCCGAGCTGCGCGCCGCACTGCTCCCGCTGGAGACCCGGGTCGGCCGCGAGATGCACCGGCTGACCGTCGAGCTGCTCGGCGTGGACGAGCGACGCCCTGGCGTACGCGAGGCGGTGCAGGCCACCCTCGACCTGCTGCGCGGCCTCGGCGTGGCCAACCTGCTCAGCGACGACTCGGCCCGCCGGGCCGCCCTGCTGCACGCCTGGAAACACCAGTTCACCACCCTGCTCGCCCCCGCCGACGACCCGCCCGGGAGCGATCGGCACTGA
- a CDS encoding TIGR03084 family metal-binding protein, with translation MVDLTALLTDLATESDQLDALVAPLPPPEWARPTPAAGWTIAHQIAHLAWTDHVARLAATDADAFYASVTSAPDPARLVDDGAESFLAPPATLLDRWRDGRSALAAALAAVPAGEKLPWYGTRMSSASMATARIMETWAHGEDVAEALGVTRPATERLRHIAFLGFRTLGHSFAAHGRAVPTTPVRVELVAPTGETWTFGPADAADRVVGPAVDFCLLVTQRRHRADLALVATGPVADGWLDVAQAFAGPPGTGRPPHADGTEVSAR, from the coding sequence ATGGTCGACCTGACCGCACTGCTCACGGATCTGGCCACCGAGTCCGATCAGCTCGACGCGCTCGTCGCCCCGCTGCCGCCGCCGGAGTGGGCCCGGCCGACCCCGGCGGCGGGCTGGACCATCGCCCACCAGATCGCCCACCTGGCGTGGACCGACCACGTGGCGCGGCTCGCCGCCACCGACGCCGACGCGTTCTACGCCTCGGTCACCTCCGCGCCGGACCCGGCCCGGCTGGTCGATGACGGCGCGGAGTCGTTCCTCGCCCCGCCCGCCACGCTGCTGGACCGCTGGCGGGACGGCCGCTCGGCACTCGCGGCGGCCCTCGCCGCCGTGCCGGCCGGGGAGAAGCTGCCCTGGTACGGCACCCGGATGTCGTCGGCCTCGATGGCGACCGCCCGGATCATGGAGACGTGGGCCCACGGCGAGGACGTGGCCGAGGCGCTCGGCGTCACCCGGCCCGCCACCGAACGGCTGCGGCACATCGCCTTCCTCGGCTTCCGTACCCTCGGGCACAGCTTCGCCGCCCACGGCCGGGCGGTGCCCACCACGCCGGTCCGGGTGGAGCTGGTGGCACCCACCGGCGAGACCTGGACCTTCGGCCCGGCGGACGCGGCCGACCGGGTCGTCGGTCCGGCAGTCGACTTCTGCCTGCTGGTGACCCAGCGCCGGCACCGTGCCGACCTCGCCCTGGTCGCCACCGGGCCGGTCGCCGACGGGTGGCTCGACGTGGCCCAGGCGTTCGCCGGCCCGCCCGGCACCGGCCGTCCCCCGCACGCGGACGGCACCGAGGTGTCGGCACGATGA
- a CDS encoding acyclic terpene utilization AtuA family protein, producing MSSERPRPGHPSEVLRVGNASGFYGDRFSAWREMLDGGELDVLTGDYLAELTMLILGRDRMRDPDLGYAKTFLRQLEGCLGTALDRGVTLVTNAGGLNPAGLATAIRALADRLGLPVRIGYVEGDALARPDALTANAYLGAFGIAACLDAGADVVVTGRVTDASLVVGPAIARFGWGRADLDALAGATVAGHLIECGAQVTGGNFSFFTELPDGGHRPGFPVAELHPDGSAVLTKHPGTGGAVTVETVTAQLLYEVGGPAYLGPDVVTRLDSVRLDQDGPDRVRVAGVRGTPPPDTLKVGVNNLAGFRNSMTFVLCGLDIPAKAALVRAQLAEAIGPDGLEFTLVRTDHPDAADTETASALLHVHLRDGDRKRAGRAFSAAAVELALASYPGCTLTTLPGDAVPYGVFTADTVPQDAVAHVAVLPDGTRQPIAPPPVTAAAKAPAPQAAGPSAHPELGATRRAPLGEVVGARSGDKGGDANLGVWARTDATWSWLRGWLTVARLTELLPETAPLTVARYELPNLRAVNFVIEGLLGSGVAASTRFDPQAKALGELLRARLVDLPADLPVGLPTAAPAIGGGRP from the coding sequence ATGAGTAGCGAGCGTCCGCGACCGGGTCATCCGAGCGAGGTGCTCCGGGTGGGTAACGCCTCCGGCTTCTACGGCGACCGGTTCTCCGCCTGGCGGGAGATGCTCGACGGCGGTGAGCTGGACGTGCTGACCGGCGACTACCTGGCCGAGTTAACCATGCTCATCCTCGGCCGGGACCGGATGCGCGATCCCGACCTCGGCTACGCCAAGACATTCCTCCGGCAGCTCGAGGGCTGCCTCGGCACCGCGCTCGACCGCGGGGTCACGCTGGTCACCAACGCCGGCGGGCTCAACCCGGCCGGGTTGGCCACCGCCATCCGCGCGCTCGCCGACCGGCTCGGCCTCCCCGTCCGGATCGGGTACGTCGAGGGCGACGCCCTGGCTCGGCCGGACGCGCTCACCGCCAACGCGTACCTCGGGGCGTTCGGCATCGCCGCCTGCCTCGACGCCGGGGCGGACGTGGTGGTGACCGGTCGGGTCACCGACGCCTCGCTGGTCGTCGGCCCGGCCATCGCCCGCTTCGGCTGGGGACGCGCGGACCTCGACGCGCTGGCCGGGGCCACCGTCGCCGGGCACCTGATCGAGTGCGGAGCGCAGGTCACCGGCGGCAACTTCAGCTTCTTCACGGAGCTGCCCGACGGCGGGCACCGGCCGGGCTTCCCGGTCGCCGAGCTGCACCCGGACGGCTCGGCGGTGCTCACCAAGCATCCCGGCACCGGCGGCGCCGTCACCGTCGAGACGGTCACCGCGCAGCTGCTGTACGAGGTGGGTGGGCCGGCGTACCTCGGGCCGGACGTGGTGACCCGGCTGGACTCGGTGCGGTTGGACCAGGACGGGCCGGACCGGGTACGCGTCGCCGGGGTCCGGGGCACCCCGCCACCCGACACGCTCAAGGTCGGCGTCAACAACCTGGCCGGCTTCCGCAACTCGATGACGTTCGTGCTCTGCGGGCTGGACATACCGGCCAAGGCGGCCCTGGTCCGGGCGCAACTGGCGGAGGCGATCGGCCCGGACGGGCTGGAGTTCACGCTGGTCCGTACCGACCACCCGGACGCCGCCGACACCGAGACGGCGAGCGCACTGCTGCACGTACACCTGCGCGACGGTGACCGGAAGCGGGCCGGGCGGGCGTTCTCGGCAGCGGCGGTGGAGCTGGCCCTGGCCTCGTATCCGGGCTGCACGCTGACCACACTGCCCGGCGACGCCGTCCCGTACGGCGTCTTCACCGCCGACACCGTGCCGCAGGATGCGGTCGCCCACGTCGCCGTGCTGCCGGATGGCACCCGCCAGCCGATCGCCCCGCCGCCGGTGACCGCTGCGGCGAAAGCCCCTGCACCACAGGCAGCAGGCCCTTCCGCTCATCCCGAGCTGGGTGCGACGCGGCGGGCGCCGCTGGGCGAGGTGGTCGGTGCCCGCTCGGGTGACAAGGGCGGCGACGCGAACCTCGGTGTCTGGGCGCGTACGGACGCGACCTGGTCCTGGCTACGTGGCTGGCTCACGGTGGCGCGGCTGACGGAACTGTTGCCGGAGACTGCCCCGCTGACCGTCGCGCGGTACGAGCTGCCGAACCTGCGGGCGGTCAACTTCGTCATCGAGGGGTTGCTCGGGTCGGGGGTGGCCGCCTCCACCCGGTTCGACCCGCAGGCCAAGGCGCTCGGCGAGCTGCTCCGGGCCCGGCTCGTCGACCTCCCCGCCGACCTGCCCGTCGGGCTGCCCACCGCCGCGCCGGCGATCGGGGGTGGCCGACCATGA